A region of Lepeophtheirus salmonis chromosome 13, UVic_Lsal_1.4, whole genome shotgun sequence DNA encodes the following proteins:
- the Aldh7A1 gene encoding putative aldehyde dehydrogenase family 7 member A1 homolog, translating to MILTNSNKIKHIMGRALTRHLSLLSSSSNSSFTLTGKFLQAGPSTTYCILRSMSSSFLINDPKYAFLKDLKLEEMNHGAYDGQWFGSDKVVTSVCPANNQPIAQVKTGSVQDFERCVKSAEEAWQKWADLTAPARGEIVRQIGDALREKIVPLGKLISMEMGKIVPEGVGEVQEFVDICDYACGLSRMIPGKYIPSERPGHALIESWNPLGVIGVISAFNFPVAVYGWNNAIALIAGDTVIWKGAPSTPLTSVATIKIVTEVLEKNGIPGAVCALCQGDADVGQKMAEDKRIKLVSFTGSTEVGRKVAVTVQQRFGKHLLELGGNNALIVDKDANIDMVITSATFACVGTAGQRCTTLRRLIVHEDVYDEVVRRLTKAYETVIKRIGDPLEDGTLYGPLHSKNGIEAYKKTIQDAVAAGGKIEFGGKVIEDRPGNYVEPTIITGLAHDSPVVMRETFAPIVHILKTKSLDEAIQWNNEVEQGLSSSLFTSDIGKLFRWIGPKGSDCGIVNVNIPTSGAEIGGAFGGEKATGGGRESGSDAWKQYMRRSTCTINYSKELPLAQGIKFE from the exons atgattttaacaaattcaaataaaataaagcacATTATGGGGCGTGCGCTGACTCGTCACCTCTCCTTGCTTTCCTCTAGCTCTAACAGTTCGTTCACTCTCACAGGAAAATTCCTTCAAGCCGGTCCATCTACCACTTACTGCATCCTTCGAAGTATGTCTTCATCATTCCTTATCAACGATCCCAAATATGCTTTCCTCAAGGATTTGAAACTTGAGGAGATGAATCATGGAGCGTATGATGGACAATGGTTCGGTTCAGATAAG GTAGTGACATCTGTATGTCCAGCAAACAATCAACCCATTGCTCAAGTTAAAACGGGTTCTGTTCAAGACTTTGAACGATGTGTAAAGTCTGCTGAAGAAGCATGGCAAAAGTGGGCGGATCTCACCGCTCCAGCTCGTGGAGAGATTGTACGTCAAATTGGTGACGCTCTTCGTGAGAAAATTGTACCCCttggaaaattaattagtatGGAAATGGGTAAGATTGTTCCAGAGGGTGTGGGAGAAGTCCAGGAGTTCGTTGATATCTGCGATTACGCTTGTGGACTCTCTCGTATGATTCCTGGTAAATACATTCCATCTGAACGTCCAGGCCATGCACTTATTGAATCTTGGAACCCACTTGGAGTCATTGGTGTTATATCCGCTTTTAATTTTCCTGTCGCAGTCTATGGGTGGAATAATGCAATTGCTCTTATTGCTGGTGATACAGTTATTTGGAAAGGAGCACCGTCCACTCCCCTCACATCGGTTGCTACAATTAAGATTGTAACCGAAGTATTGGAAAAGAATGGTATTCCCGGGGCTGTTTGTGCTCTTTGTCAAGGTGATGCAGATGTAGGTCAAAAAATGGCAGAAGATAAACGTATTAAGCTTGTGAGTTTCACTGGCTCAACCGAGGTTGGGCGTAAAGTAGCCGTCACTGTGCAACAAAGGTTTGGAAAGCATCTTTTGGAATTGGGAGGAAACAACGCTCTTATTGTAGACAAGGACGCTAATATCGATATGGTTATTACATCTGCAACATTTGCTTGTGTCGGAACTGCCGGCCAACGATGTACAACACTTCGCCGTCTCATTGTGCATGAGGACGTATACGATGAAGTTGTACGCCGTCTTACAAAAGCCTATGAAACTGTCATTAAAAGAATTGGGGATCCTCTTGAAGATGGAACTTTGTATGGACCCTTACATTCTAAGAATGGAATTGAAGCCTACAAGAAAACAATTCAAGATGCTGTTGCAGCAGGAGGAAAAATTGAATTCGGGGGAAAGGTTATTGAAGATAGGCCTGGTAACTATGTAGAGCCTACTATTATTACGGGCTTAGCACATGATTCTCCTGTTGTGATGAGAGAAACGTTTGCTCCTATCGTACACATTCTCAAAACGAAATCTTTGGATGAAGCCATACAATGGAATAATGAGGTTGAGCAAGGACTCTCGTCATCGTTATTTACTTCTGACATTGGTAAATTATTTAGG tGGATCGGACCCAAGGGCTCTGACTGTGGCATTGTTAATGTAAACATCCCAACGTCTGGTGCAGAAATTGGAGGTGCTTTCGGAGGAGAGAAAGCAACTGGTGGTGGCAGAGAATCTGGATCTGATGCATGGAAGCAATACATGCGTAGATCAACATGTACCATTAACTATTCCAAGGAACTGCCTCTTGCTCAAGGAATCAAATTCGAATAA
- the LOC121127382 gene encoding heparan sulfate glucosamine 3-O-sulfotransferase 1-like, giving the protein MCDDFRTPIREKRLPGVVVIGARKGGTRALIEFLKLHPLLKSSGPEIHYFDCPKKFSLGLSWYRDQMPILEENQIAMEKTPGYFHTPHVPDRIKQTLPDAKFLLIVRDPVKRLVSDYNQFRSQNMAKGETYPKLEEFIFTKSGNINTKYPPLTRSIYHLHLARWYNVFPKSSIYVVDGDTFIREPWEELKKVERFLKVYPHIESRNFYFNETKGFYCARDIRSKGIWECARNKCLSKSKGRQKPPVDPQTLITLRQYFRAHNKIFESMINRTFTWDD; this is encoded by the coding sequence ATGTGCGATGATTTCCGTACTCCAATTCGGGAAAAGCGTTTGCCAGGAGTAGTTGTGATCGGGGCTCGAAAGGGAGGAACTCGTGCACTTATTGAATTCCTTAAGTTACATCCGTTGCTAAAGTCGTCAGGTCCTGAAATTCATTACTTTGATTGTCCTAAAAAGTTCTCTCTTGGTCTATCTTGGTATAGAGACCAAATGCCCATCTTGGAGGAGAACCAGATTGCCATGGAGAAAACCCCGGGATATTTTCACACACCCCATGTTCCTGATCGGATTAAACAGACTCTCCCTGATGCTAAATTTCTTTTGATTGTACGAGATCCTGTGAAGCGACTCGTTTCGGATTACAATCAATTTCGATCTCAAAACATGGCTAAGGGAGAAACGTATCCCAAATTGGAGGAGTTCATATTCACAAAGTCtggaaatataaatacaaaatatcctCCTCTCACGAGATCGATCTATCATCTCCATCTCGCTCGTTGGTacaatgtttttccaaaatcatCCATCTATGTAGTTGATGGGGATACATTTATAAGGGAGCCTTGGGAGGAACTTAAGAAAGTGgaaagatttttgaaagtttatccTCATATCGAGTctaggaatttttattttaacgaaACAAAAGGGTTCTATTGTGCAAGAGACATACGCTCCAAAGGTATTTGGGAATGTGCAAGAAATAAATGCTTAAGTAAATCCAAAGGGAGACAAAAGCCACCCGTAGATCCTCAAACACTCATTACTCTCCGCCAATATTTTCGCGcacataacaaaatatttgaatctatgATTAATAGGACTTTTACATGGGATGATTGA